One genomic window of Vulpes vulpes isolate BD-2025 chromosome 11, VulVul3, whole genome shotgun sequence includes the following:
- the ART5 gene encoding ecto-ADP-ribosyltransferase 5 isoform X2 — translation MMLAALLMALSYLGFHALWQAQAVPILPLGLAPDTFDDAYVGCTEEMEEKAGPLLKEEMARHALLRESWEAAQGAWEHKRQGLTLPPGFKAQHGIAIMVYTNSSNTLYWELNQAVRTGGGSRESYMRHFPFKALHFYLTRALQLLQGSGGCSRGPGEVVFRGVGTLHFEPKRLGDSVRLGQFASSSLDEAVARRFGNATFFSLRTCFGAPIQALSVFPEEREVLIPPHEVFLVTRFSQDGARSLVTLWSYNQTCSHFNCAYLGGEKRRSCVSVPRGHPDSTSKKDFSLLSWKTLLLAPGGFQLSGAGP, via the exons ATGATGCTGGCGGCTCTGCTGATGGCTCTTAGCTACCTCGGCTTCCATGCCCTCTGGCAG GCCCAGGCTGTTCCCATCCTGCCCCTGGGCCTGGCTCCAGACACTTTCGATGATGCTTATGTGGGCTGCACAGAGGAGATGGAAGAGAAAGCAGGCCCTCTGCTGAAGGAGGAGATGGCCCGCCATGCCCTGCTGCGAGAGTCCTGGGAGGCAGCCCAGGGGGCCTGGGAGCACAAGCGCCAAGGGCTCACCCTGCCCCCTGGCTTCAAAGCCCAGCATGGAATCGCCATCATGGTCTATACCAACTCATCTAACACTTTGTACTGGGAGCTGAACCAGGCTGTGCGGACAGGTGGTGGCTCCCGGGAGTCCTACATGAGGCACTTCCCCTTCAAGGCTCTGCATTTCTACCTCACCCGGGCCCTGCAGCTGCTGCAGGGCAGTGGAGGCTGCAGCCGGGGACCTGGGGAGGTGGTGTTCCGAGGTGTGGGCACTCTTCACTTTGAACCCAAGAGGCTTGGGGACTCTGTCCGCTTGGGCCAGTTTGCTTCCAGCTCCCTGGATGAGGCAGTGGCCCGCAGATTTGGCAACGCCACCTTCTTCTCTCTAAGGACTTGCTTTGGGGCCCCTATCCAGGCCTTGTCTGTCTTTCCTGAGGAGCGCGAGGTGCTGATCCCTCCACATGAAGTCTTCTTGGTCACCAGGttctcccaggatggagcccggAGCCTGGTGACCCTCTGGAGCTATAATCAGACCTGCAGTCACTTTAACTGCGCCTATCTGGGTG GGGAGAAGAGGCGGAGCTGTGTGTCTGTACCAA GAGGGCACCCGGACTCCACCTCCAAGAAGGacttctctctgctttcctggAAGACCCTGCTCTTGGCCCCCGGGGGCTTCCAGCTCTCAGGAGCTGGGCCCTGA
- the ART5 gene encoding ecto-ADP-ribosyltransferase 5 isoform X3, translating into MEEKAGPLLKEEMARHALLRESWEAAQGAWEHKRQGLTLPPGFKAQHGIAIMVYTNSSNTLYWELNQAVRTGGGSRESYMRHFPFKALHFYLTRALQLLQGSGGCSRGPGEVVFRGVGTLHFEPKRLGDSVRLGQFASSSLDEAVARRFGNATFFSLRTCFGAPIQALSVFPEEREVLIPPHEVFLVTRFSQDGARSLVTLWSYNQTCSHFNCAYLGGEKRRSCVSVPTGGHPDSTSKKDFSLLSWKTLLLAPGGFQLSGAGP; encoded by the exons ATGGAAGAGAAAGCAGGCCCTCTGCTGAAGGAGGAGATGGCCCGCCATGCCCTGCTGCGAGAGTCCTGGGAGGCAGCCCAGGGGGCCTGGGAGCACAAGCGCCAAGGGCTCACCCTGCCCCCTGGCTTCAAAGCCCAGCATGGAATCGCCATCATGGTCTATACCAACTCATCTAACACTTTGTACTGGGAGCTGAACCAGGCTGTGCGGACAGGTGGTGGCTCCCGGGAGTCCTACATGAGGCACTTCCCCTTCAAGGCTCTGCATTTCTACCTCACCCGGGCCCTGCAGCTGCTGCAGGGCAGTGGAGGCTGCAGCCGGGGACCTGGGGAGGTGGTGTTCCGAGGTGTGGGCACTCTTCACTTTGAACCCAAGAGGCTTGGGGACTCTGTCCGCTTGGGCCAGTTTGCTTCCAGCTCCCTGGATGAGGCAGTGGCCCGCAGATTTGGCAACGCCACCTTCTTCTCTCTAAGGACTTGCTTTGGGGCCCCTATCCAGGCCTTGTCTGTCTTTCCTGAGGAGCGCGAGGTGCTGATCCCTCCACATGAAGTCTTCTTGGTCACCAGGttctcccaggatggagcccggAGCCTGGTGACCCTCTGGAGCTATAATCAGACCTGCAGTCACTTTAACTGCGCCTATCTGGGTG GGGAGAAGAGGCGGAGCTGTGTGTCTGTACCAA caGGAGGGCACCCGGACTCCACCTCCAAGAAGGacttctctctgctttcctggAAGACCCTGCTCTTGGCCCCCGGGGGCTTCCAGCTCTCAGGAGCTGGGCCCTGA
- the ART5 gene encoding ecto-ADP-ribosyltransferase 5 isoform X1 — translation MMLAALLMALSYLGFHALWQAQAVPILPLGLAPDTFDDAYVGCTEEMEEKAGPLLKEEMARHALLRESWEAAQGAWEHKRQGLTLPPGFKAQHGIAIMVYTNSSNTLYWELNQAVRTGGGSRESYMRHFPFKALHFYLTRALQLLQGSGGCSRGPGEVVFRGVGTLHFEPKRLGDSVRLGQFASSSLDEAVARRFGNATFFSLRTCFGAPIQALSVFPEEREVLIPPHEVFLVTRFSQDGARSLVTLWSYNQTCSHFNCAYLGGEKRRSCVSVPTGGHPDSTSKKDFSLLSWKTLLLAPGGFQLSGAGP, via the exons ATGATGCTGGCGGCTCTGCTGATGGCTCTTAGCTACCTCGGCTTCCATGCCCTCTGGCAG GCCCAGGCTGTTCCCATCCTGCCCCTGGGCCTGGCTCCAGACACTTTCGATGATGCTTATGTGGGCTGCACAGAGGAGATGGAAGAGAAAGCAGGCCCTCTGCTGAAGGAGGAGATGGCCCGCCATGCCCTGCTGCGAGAGTCCTGGGAGGCAGCCCAGGGGGCCTGGGAGCACAAGCGCCAAGGGCTCACCCTGCCCCCTGGCTTCAAAGCCCAGCATGGAATCGCCATCATGGTCTATACCAACTCATCTAACACTTTGTACTGGGAGCTGAACCAGGCTGTGCGGACAGGTGGTGGCTCCCGGGAGTCCTACATGAGGCACTTCCCCTTCAAGGCTCTGCATTTCTACCTCACCCGGGCCCTGCAGCTGCTGCAGGGCAGTGGAGGCTGCAGCCGGGGACCTGGGGAGGTGGTGTTCCGAGGTGTGGGCACTCTTCACTTTGAACCCAAGAGGCTTGGGGACTCTGTCCGCTTGGGCCAGTTTGCTTCCAGCTCCCTGGATGAGGCAGTGGCCCGCAGATTTGGCAACGCCACCTTCTTCTCTCTAAGGACTTGCTTTGGGGCCCCTATCCAGGCCTTGTCTGTCTTTCCTGAGGAGCGCGAGGTGCTGATCCCTCCACATGAAGTCTTCTTGGTCACCAGGttctcccaggatggagcccggAGCCTGGTGACCCTCTGGAGCTATAATCAGACCTGCAGTCACTTTAACTGCGCCTATCTGGGTG GGGAGAAGAGGCGGAGCTGTGTGTCTGTACCAA caGGAGGGCACCCGGACTCCACCTCCAAGAAGGacttctctctgctttcctggAAGACCCTGCTCTTGGCCCCCGGGGGCTTCCAGCTCTCAGGAGCTGGGCCCTGA
- the CHRNA10 gene encoding neuronal acetylcholine receptor subunit alpha-10 has protein sequence MGPRSHRLSLGFSVSSLGLLFLFSPLPGCLGAEGRLAHKLFRDLFANYTSALRPVADTDQALNVTLEVTLSQIIDMDERNQVLTLYLWIRQEWTDAYLRWDPDAYGGLDAIRIPSSLVWRPDIVLYNKADAQPPASASTNVVLRHDGAVRWDAPAITRSSCRVDVSAFPFDAQRCGLTFGSWTHGGHQLDVRPRGAAAGLADFVENVEWRVLGMPARRRVLTYGCCSEPYPDVTFTLLLRRRAAAYVCNLLLPCVLISLLAPLAFHLPADSGEKVSLGVTVLLALTVFQLLLAESMPPAESVPLIGKYYMATMTMVTFSTALTILIMNLHYCGPSARPVPAWARTLLLGRLARGLCVRERGEPCGQARPPESPPSPRPPDGGARPPAVPCREPRCLCRQEALLHHVATIANAFHSHRAAQRRHEDWKRLARVMDRFFLGIFFSMALVMSLLVLVQAL, from the exons ATGGGGCCCAGGAGCCACCGCCTCAGCCTCGGCTTCTCTGTCTCCAGCCTGGGCCTTCTGTTTCTGTTCTCACCACTTCCAG GGTGCTTGGGAGCCGAGGGCAGGCTGGCTCACAAGCTGTTCCGTGACCTCTTCGCCAACTACACAAGTGCTCTGAGACCTGTGGCGGACACAGACCAGGCTCTGAACGTGACCCTGGAGGTGACATTGTCCCAGATCATCGACATG GATGAGCGGAACCAGGTGCTGACCCTGTACCTGTGGATCCGACAGGAGTGGACAGATGCCTACCTACGATGGGACCCTGATGCCTATGGTGGCCTGGATGCTATCCGCATCCCCAGCAGTCTCGTGTGGCGACCAGACATCGTACTCTATAACAA GGCCGACGCCCAGCCGCCGGCCTCCGCCAGCACCAACGTGGTTCTGCGGCACGACGGCGCCGTGCGCTGGGACGCGCCGGCCATCACGCGCAGCTCGTGCCGCGTGGACGTGTCCGCCTTCCCGTTCGACGCGCAGCGCTGCGGCCTGACGTTCGGCTCCTGGACGCACGGGGGGCACCAGCTGGACGTGCGGCCGCGCGGCGCCGCCGCCGGCCTGGCCGACTTCGTGGAGAACGTGGAGTGGCGCGTGCTGGGCATGCCGGCGCGGCGGCGCGTGCTCACCTACGGCTGCTGCTCCGAGCCCTACCCCGACGTGACCTTCACGCTGCTGCtgcgccgccgcgccgccgcctaCGTGTGCAACCTGCTGCTGCCCTGCGTGCTCATCTCGCTGCTCGCGCCGCTCGCCTTCCACCTGCCCGCAGACTCGGGCGAGAAGGTGTCGCTGGGCGTCACGGTGCTGCTGGCGCTCACCGTCTTCCAGCTGCTGCTGGCAGAGAGCATGCCGCCGGCGGAGAGCGTGCCGCTCATCG GGAAGTACTACATGGCCACCATGACCATGGTCACATTCTCCACGGCACTCACCATCCTTATCATGAACCTGCATTACTGTGGTCCCAGTGCCCGACCAGTGCCAGCCTGGGCCCGGACCCTCCTGCTTGGACGCCTGGCACGGGGCTTGTGCGTGCGGGAACGAGGGGAGCCCTGTGGGCAGGCTAGACCACCGGAATCACCCCCCAGTCCCCGACCTCCTGACGGAGGGGCTCGCCCTCCAGCAGTTCCTTGCCGTGAGCCCCGGTGTCTGTGCCGTCAGGAAGCCCTGCTGCACCATGTAGCTACCATTGCTAACGCCTTCCACAGCCACCGGGCTGCGCAGCGTCGCCATGAGGACTGGAAGCGGCTGGCCCGTGTGATGGATCGATTCTTCCTGGGCATCTTCTTCTCCATGGCCCTGGTCATGAGCCTCCTGGTGCTAGTGCAGGCCCTGTGA
- the ART1 gene encoding GPI-linked NAD(P)(+)--arginine ADP-ribosyltransferase 1, whose product MQTPPLMSLLLVSVGLMEALQAQGHPITRRDLFSQEMPLDMAPASFDDQYAGCAAAMTAALPDLNQTEFQANKVYADSWALASSQWQDRQAWGPEWGPRPTRLPARPPGFRDEHGVALLAYTANSPLHKEFNAAVREAGRSRAYYLNHFSFKTLHFLLTEALQLLGRGQRSPQCHQVFRGVHGLRFRPAGPGATVRLGGFASASLQNVAAQQFGEDTFFGIWTCLGAPIKGYSFFPGEEEVLIPPFETFQVINASRPAQGPTRIYLRSLGKRSTYNCEYIKDKQCKSRPCRLDNSAMGQGPPSAVWSLLLTLWFLAGGTGGTFS is encoded by the exons ATGCAGACTCCTCCCTTGATGTCTCTGCTGCTTGTGTCTGTGGGCCTCATGGAAGCACTTCAG GCCCAGGGCCACCCCATCACCCGTCGAGACCTGTTCTCCCAGGAAATGCCCCTGGACATGGCCCCGGCCTCCTTCGATGACCAGTACGCTGGCTGCGCGGCAGCCATGACGGCTGCTCTCCCCGACCTCAACCAAACGGAGTTCCAGGCCAACAAGGTGTACGCCGACAGCTGGGCGCTGGCAAGCAGCCAGTGGCAGGACCGCCAGGCCTGGGGGCCGGAGTGGGGCCCGAGGCCGACCCGGCTGCCCGCACGGCCCCCGGGCTTCCGCGACGAGCACGGGGTGGCCCTCCTGGCCTACACGGCCAACAGCCCCCTGCACAAGGAGTTCAACGCGGCCGTGCGAGAGGCGGGCCGCTCCAGAGCCTACTACCTCAACCACTTCTCCTTCAAGACACTCCATTTCCTGCTGACGGAGGCCCTACAGCTGCTGGGCAGGGGCCAGCGTTCACCCCAGTGCCACCAGGTGTTCCGAGGGGTGCATGGCCTGCGCTTCCGGCCAGCCGGACCCGGGGCCACCGTAAGGCTGGGGGGGTTTGCATCTGCATCCCTGCAGAACGTCGCAGCCCAGCAGTTTGGGGAGGATACCTTCTTCGGCATCTGGACTTGCCTTGGGGCACCTATCAAGGGCTATTCCTTCTTCCCCGGGGAGGAGGAGGTGCTGATCCCCCCCTTCGAGACCTTCCAGGTGATCAATGCCAGTAGACCAGCCCAGGGCCCCACCCGCATCTACCTCCGGTCCCTGGGCAAGCGCAGCACTTACAACTGTGAATACATTAAAG ACAAGCAGTGTAAGTCTAGGCCCTGCCGTCTGGATAACTCAG CCATGGGTCAAGGCCCCCCTTCTGCAGTCTGGTCCCTCCTACTGACGCTCTGGTTTCTTGCTGGGGGAACTGGGGGAACCTTTTCATAG